One Coffea arabica cultivar ET-39 chromosome 5e, Coffea Arabica ET-39 HiFi, whole genome shotgun sequence DNA segment encodes these proteins:
- the LOC113720403 gene encoding ribonuclease S-2-like, whose product MMGIVFKLVLLILMLCPLTINSSFQYLTFVQQWPKGYCTANPSRCQRNPLPTVFTVHGLWPGNFTQILQNCKISAYTPLQNFQDWNNRNLRWPDLAKPSPTMQNFKQPRFQSFWEHEWTKHGTCSENMYPQATYFSRTIQLSQGHNILNYLATGNISPGSNPTVRSVNSTIYRAISNHVPDLMCVTPPRQTPALVEIGICFTATTTTIIDCPSQFLRTGSCGTGTISFPA is encoded by the exons ATGATGGGCATAGTGTTTAAACTTGTCCTTTTGATTCTCATGCTTTGCCCCCTGACAATCAACTCAAGCTTTCAGTACCTTACTTTTGTGCAACAATGGCCGAAAGGCTATTGTACAGCTAATCCAAGCAGATGTCAAAGAAACCCTCTACCAACCGTTTTCACAGTCCATGGTCTTTGGCCGGGCAACTTCACccaaattttgcaaaattgCAAAATATCTGCATATACTCCACTACAG AATTTCCAGGATTGGAACAATAGAAACTTACGGTGGCCAGACCTCGCCAAACCATCgccaactatgcaaaattttaaACAGCCGAGGTTTCAatcattttgggaacatgaatggACAAAGCATGGGACGTGCTCGGAAAACATGTATCCCCAAGCTACATACTTCAGCAGGACTATTCAGCTCAGTCAAGGACATAATATTTTGAACTATCTTGCCACAGGCAACATATCTCCCGGCAGCAATCCTACCGTAAGGTCGGTAAATTCTACTATTTACAGAGCTATCAGTAACCATGTGCCAGATTTGATGTGTGTGACTCCTCCCCGTCAAACTCCAGCCTTGGTAGAAATTGGCATTTGTTTCACTGCTACTACGACAACGATTATTGATTGTCCTTCACAATTTCTGCGAACTGGGAGTTGTGGCACCGGCACCATAAGTTTCCCTGCATAA